One window of the Streptomyces sp. TS71-3 genome contains the following:
- a CDS encoding sugar porter family MFS transporter, which produces MATNRTSAVTVESEGANPWRGAVIWASVVAGLGGLLFGYDTGIVSGALLYVTDEYHLSEFAQQAFVAILLAGAVVGVLVTGPVTDRLGRRTGLAGVAALYLVGALGSSVVGSLPLIYTSRFLLGVAVGAASLVVPMYIAEVAPARIRGRLVSFNQLFVALGIFVSYLVGYAFADSHGWRWMIGLAAVPGLVMLVGQLSLPESPRWLAAVGRGDDARAVLGRIRSTPGEVDEEISAITEAISQAKAVTYRSLFRSRGVRRGIVIGVVVAATNQLAGVNAILYYAPTMLTQAGFGDSSAILSSVGIGGAFLLFTVLGLLLVDSLGRRPLLIGGTVVVAATLAAIGLLYLLPRTPTVGVLLVVGLVVYEGVFAASLGIAIWLVNSEILPNNVRGKAQSFGTVTHWGLDLAISLVVLTVISSLSATGLFWAFSVFAIAGAVVLWRILPETKERSLEEIEFQLESASTGR; this is translated from the coding sequence ATGGCGACGAACAGGACCAGTGCAGTCACAGTGGAGAGCGAAGGAGCCAATCCCTGGCGTGGTGCCGTCATCTGGGCGTCGGTCGTCGCCGGGCTCGGAGGGCTGCTCTTCGGCTACGACACCGGGATCGTCTCGGGGGCGTTGCTCTATGTCACCGATGAATACCACCTCAGCGAGTTCGCCCAGCAGGCGTTCGTCGCGATTCTGCTGGCCGGAGCCGTCGTGGGCGTGCTGGTAACCGGCCCCGTGACCGACCGCCTGGGCCGGCGCACCGGCCTGGCCGGCGTGGCCGCCCTGTATCTCGTGGGCGCGCTCGGCAGCTCGGTGGTCGGGTCGCTGCCGCTCATCTACACCTCGCGGTTCCTCCTCGGCGTCGCCGTGGGGGCGGCGTCCCTCGTGGTTCCGATGTACATCGCCGAGGTGGCTCCGGCCCGGATCCGCGGGCGCCTGGTCTCGTTCAACCAGTTGTTCGTGGCCTTGGGGATCTTCGTCTCCTACCTCGTCGGCTACGCGTTCGCCGACAGCCACGGGTGGCGCTGGATGATCGGCCTGGCCGCCGTACCCGGGCTGGTCATGCTGGTGGGGCAGCTGTCGCTTCCGGAGAGTCCGCGCTGGCTGGCCGCGGTCGGCCGGGGCGACGACGCACGTGCGGTGCTGGGCCGCATCCGGAGCACGCCGGGTGAGGTCGACGAGGAAATCTCCGCGATCACCGAGGCGATCAGCCAGGCGAAGGCCGTCACGTACCGTTCGCTGTTCCGGTCCCGCGGTGTTCGCAGGGGGATCGTGATCGGCGTGGTGGTCGCCGCCACGAACCAGCTCGCGGGCGTGAACGCGATCCTCTACTACGCCCCGACGATGCTCACCCAGGCCGGGTTCGGCGACTCGTCCGCGATCCTGTCCTCGGTCGGCATCGGCGGCGCGTTCCTGCTCTTCACCGTGCTGGGGCTGCTCCTGGTGGACAGCCTCGGCCGGCGCCCGCTGCTGATCGGCGGCACGGTCGTGGTCGCGGCCACCCTGGCCGCCATCGGGTTGCTGTATCTCCTGCCGCGCACACCGACGGTCGGCGTCCTGCTCGTCGTCGGACTCGTCGTCTACGAAGGTGTCTTCGCGGCCAGCCTGGGCATCGCGATCTGGCTCGTGAACAGCGAGATCCTGCCCAACAACGTGCGCGGCAAGGCGCAGTCCTTCGGCACCGTCACCCACTGGGGCCTGGATCTGGCCATCTCGCTCGTGGTGCTGACCGTCATCTCCTCGCTCAGTGCCACGGGCCTGTTCTGGGCCTTCTCCGTGTTCGCCATCGCCGGGGCCGTCGTGCTCTGGCGGATTCTGCCCGAGACCAAGGAACGGAGCCTGGAGGAAATCGAGTTCCAGCTCGAATCGGCATCCACCGGGCGCTGA
- a CDS encoding LacI family DNA-binding transcriptional regulator, which translates to MATLAEVAARAGLSVMTASRVLSGRGYVSDASREAVLQAAKELDYVPNEVARSLRRKRSRLVALIVSDIENGYFAAIARAAESALAPHGYRLMVGNSDEDAQLERELLRGVLEMRADALLITPTPENGDLIERVRDGGLPTVQIDRAVPGLACSSILLDNESAAAAAIEHLHARGHRRIAVISGPQEITTGAERSRGALDRGRSLGADVKAVAASSFLRSDSLNAVDEALRWGPTAVMAGNNLILEACLTVFTERNISVPEDLSLVGFDDLPWMEWVKPSITTLRQPIRTMTQAAVDHLLKALDSRDPAQMPAPVTDRFPAELVERRSVRALGDAGGGDGPAG; encoded by the coding sequence ATGGCCACGCTCGCTGAGGTCGCGGCCCGCGCTGGTCTGTCCGTCATGACGGCTTCGCGTGTGCTCTCCGGGCGCGGGTACGTGTCGGACGCCTCCCGTGAGGCGGTGCTCCAGGCCGCCAAGGAGCTGGACTACGTTCCGAACGAGGTCGCGCGGAGCCTGCGGCGCAAGCGCAGCAGGCTGGTCGCCCTCATCGTCTCCGACATCGAGAACGGCTACTTCGCGGCCATCGCCAGGGCCGCCGAGAGCGCCCTCGCCCCGCACGGCTATCGCCTGATGGTGGGCAACAGCGACGAGGACGCGCAGCTCGAGCGCGAACTGCTGCGCGGGGTGCTGGAGATGCGGGCCGACGCCCTTCTGATCACGCCGACACCGGAGAACGGGGACCTCATCGAGCGTGTCCGGGACGGCGGACTGCCGACGGTCCAGATCGACCGCGCGGTACCCGGGCTGGCGTGTTCGAGCATCCTGCTGGACAACGAGTCGGCGGCGGCCGCGGCGATCGAGCACCTCCACGCGCGCGGGCACCGCAGGATCGCCGTGATCAGCGGGCCCCAGGAGATCACGACCGGTGCCGAACGAAGCCGGGGCGCGCTCGACCGGGGGCGGAGCCTCGGCGCCGACGTGAAGGCCGTCGCCGCGTCCTCGTTCCTGCGTTCCGATTCGCTAAACGCCGTCGACGAGGCGCTGCGGTGGGGTCCGACGGCGGTGATGGCCGGCAACAACCTCATCCTGGAGGCGTGCCTGACCGTCTTCACCGAGCGGAACATCTCGGTACCCGAGGACCTCTCTCTCGTCGGTTTCGACGACCTGCCCTGGATGGAGTGGGTCAAGCCGTCCATCACGACGCTCAGGCAGCCGATCAGGACCATGACCCAGGCCGCGGTCGACCACCTCCTCAAGGCGCTGGACTCGCGCGATCCCGCTCAGATGCCGGCACCCGTGACCGACCGCTTCCCGGCGGAACTCGTCGAGCGCCGCTCGGTACGTGCACTGGGCGATGCCGGTGGAGGAGACGGCCCGGCCGGCTGA
- a CDS encoding peptidoglycan-binding domain-containing protein: MSHSARIRHTPTLAAGAAVLGLAALAFAGPAQAATAASTGVARTAHSTVSLPGARVLASDASVNLGLTTRQAQAVQRWLASAYSYKGAIDGQLGADSWMALQRELQTFGVYSGPIDGVVDSDTLSALQQLLTAIAGYRGAIDGTDTPETEAAFARYAEALIEDDGV; this comes from the coding sequence GTGTCCCACTCAGCCAGAATCCGCCACACCCCCACCCTTGCGGCCGGCGCCGCCGTGCTCGGCCTCGCCGCGCTCGCCTTCGCCGGCCCCGCGCAGGCGGCGACCGCCGCATCGACCGGTGTGGCCCGCACCGCGCACTCCACGGTGAGCCTGCCGGGGGCCCGCGTCCTCGCTTCCGACGCGTCGGTCAACCTCGGCCTCACCACCCGGCAGGCCCAGGCCGTACAGCGCTGGCTCGCGAGCGCCTACAGCTACAAGGGCGCGATCGACGGGCAGTTGGGAGCCGACAGCTGGATGGCCCTGCAGCGCGAGCTGCAGACGTTCGGGGTGTACAGCGGCCCCATCGACGGAGTCGTCGATTCCGACACGCTGTCGGCGCTGCAACAGCTCCTCACGGCCATCGCCGGCTACCGGGGCGCGATCGACGGAACCGACACCCCGGAGACCGAGGCCGCGTTCGCGCGCTACGCCGAGGCACTCATCGAGGACGACGGCGTGTGA
- a CDS encoding LysR family transcriptional regulator substrate-binding protein — protein MADRAVLEPCRQSEERDRHVRAGTAGVRGALRARPVGRHGTAAADQLRQSSAGSAGNLQAVLDGSLDLALTVGGRRPPDGIVLRPLVDEPLAFLCRADHPLAGRSLITLADLSGTPILRFPPGWGTRDTVDRVLGPVDSATEIAGYTLMVKLIRAGFGATLMPASAVAGAAGVCVIPLDAPELTWHLSAAVSTRRRPTAATEALLGALITAADDVTGPRNA, from the coding sequence ATGGCGGACCGTGCTGTTCTGGAGCCCTGCCGCCAGAGCGAGGAGCGCGATCGGCACGTACGCGCCGGGACCGCCGGTGTGCGCGGCGCGCTGCGAGCCCGGCCCGTCGGGCGTCATGGGACCGCTGCCGCCGACCAGCTGCGTCAGTCCTCCGCCGGGTCCGCGGGCAACCTCCAGGCCGTCCTGGACGGTTCGCTGGACCTCGCCCTGACGGTCGGTGGCCGGCGACCGCCCGACGGGATCGTGCTGCGGCCCCTGGTCGACGAACCGCTCGCGTTCCTCTGCCGGGCGGACCATCCGCTGGCCGGGCGCTCCCTGATCACCCTGGCGGATCTGTCGGGCACGCCGATCCTGCGCTTCCCGCCCGGCTGGGGAACGCGGGACACCGTGGACCGGGTGCTCGGCCCGGTGGACTCCGCCACCGAGATCGCCGGCTACACGCTCATGGTCAAGCTCATCCGTGCCGGCTTCGGCGCGACGCTGATGCCCGCATCGGCCGTGGCCGGCGCCGCCGGCGTGTGCGTGATTCCCCTCGACGCACCGGAACTGACCTGGCACCTCTCCGCGGCCGTCAGCACCCGCCGCCGCCCCACGGCGGCCACCGAAGCCCTCCTCGGAGCACTCATCACCGCCGCGGACGACGTCACCGGCCCACGCAACGCCTGA
- a CDS encoding NAD(P)/FAD-dependent oxidoreductase: protein MARGSAVVVGGSVAGLLAARALSDRFEQVTVFDRDALPPEPRPHTGVPQGRQVHALLHRGAETLGALLPGFLDDLKGAGVPTGDGQRDHHMYLDGHLIVPAASGLTLYGASRSLIEYLIRTRVTALPNVAIVDGTAVTGLVLTGDGERVAGVRPAGAEEVRADLVVDATGRGSHGARWLREAGAPVPPTSAIRADVVYVTRHYARRPEHLNGLLGATIIPYPGMRRGGVVVRQEGDRFAIVLAGMLGEEPPLDEGAYAAWARSLPSSEVADVIDTSEPLDEPAKMRFRQSVRHHFERLDAPPAGFLAVGDALCDFNPVYGQGMTVAAMEAELLRDLLAGEEEHDLPRRFFAAAAKVVDGPWQLAAGGDYRFPEVEGRRPALGRLVERYLDRYRAAASVDPVLGTRFLHVAHLMAPPSRLLSPPTALRVMRARPGRRASR from the coding sequence ATGGCCAGGGGCAGTGCGGTTGTCGTCGGGGGAAGCGTGGCGGGACTGCTGGCCGCCCGCGCGCTGAGCGACCGTTTCGAGCAGGTCACCGTGTTCGACCGGGACGCTCTGCCACCAGAGCCCCGGCCGCACACCGGGGTGCCGCAGGGGCGCCAGGTACACGCCCTGCTCCATCGCGGCGCCGAGACGCTTGGGGCGCTGCTGCCCGGTTTCCTGGACGACCTGAAGGGCGCCGGTGTGCCGACGGGGGACGGCCAGCGGGACCACCACATGTACCTGGACGGGCACCTCATCGTGCCCGCCGCGTCCGGGCTCACCCTCTACGGCGCGAGCAGGTCGCTCATCGAGTACCTGATCCGCACCCGGGTCACCGCGCTGCCCAACGTGGCGATCGTGGACGGCACCGCCGTCACCGGCCTCGTCCTCACCGGGGACGGCGAACGGGTCGCCGGGGTACGGCCGGCCGGTGCCGAAGAGGTCCGCGCCGACCTCGTCGTCGACGCCACGGGCCGCGGCTCCCACGGCGCACGGTGGCTGCGCGAGGCCGGTGCCCCGGTGCCCCCGACCTCCGCCATCCGCGCCGACGTCGTCTACGTCACCCGGCACTACGCCCGCAGGCCCGAGCACCTGAACGGGCTGCTCGGCGCCACGATCATCCCGTATCCGGGGATGCGGCGCGGTGGCGTCGTGGTGCGGCAGGAGGGCGACAGGTTCGCCATCGTGCTCGCCGGCATGCTGGGGGAGGAACCGCCGCTCGACGAGGGGGCGTACGCGGCCTGGGCCCGTTCGCTGCCGTCGTCCGAGGTCGCCGACGTCATCGACACGTCGGAGCCGCTCGACGAGCCGGCCAAGATGCGGTTCCGCCAGAGCGTCCGCCACCATTTCGAACGCCTCGACGCGCCACCCGCCGGCTTCCTCGCCGTCGGCGACGCGCTGTGCGACTTCAACCCCGTGTACGGGCAGGGCATGACGGTCGCCGCCATGGAGGCCGAACTGCTGCGGGACCTCCTCGCCGGTGAGGAGGAACACGACCTGCCGCGGCGCTTCTTCGCCGCGGCCGCCAAGGTGGTCGACGGTCCCTGGCAGCTCGCGGCGGGAGGCGACTACCGGTTCCCCGAGGTCGAGGGGCGGCGTCCTGCCCTGGGAAGGCTCGTCGAGCGCTACCTTGACCGCTACAGGGCCGCCGCCTCCGTCGACCCGGTACTCGGCACCCGCTTCCTGCACGTCGCGCACCTCATGGCCCCGCCGTCCCGCCTGCTGTCTCCCCCGACGGCACTACGCGTGATGCGGGCACGCCCCGGACGCAGGGCGAGTCGATGA
- a CDS encoding alcohol dehydrogenase catalytic domain-containing protein, with product MLTAVATAVGEPLTFTERDVPEPGQGEVLVKITACGVCYTDLDVLQGQWPDARFPLVPGHEITGVVDATGPGVSWPEAGASVGAQILGDSDRRCDYCVRGEQILCPQKRFTGIDMDGGYTEYALLKADFVTPLPEGLDPVAAAPLMCAGLTAFNGLRQGGITPTSRVAVIGAGGVGALAIRYAVAMGARVAVVGRTDRHEAAVRKMGAERFISTQDADPAKALRAWHGGANLILNTTPSTSAAAATFTGLAPDGRLVLCGYGPEPLVLPTQPLVLNRLHAMVNPSGSPHDARDTLAFSAAHGILPEITTIALRDANAVLDAMAKGSSGKRSVITFD from the coding sequence ATGCTGACGGCCGTTGCCACCGCAGTCGGTGAGCCGCTCACCTTCACCGAACGCGACGTGCCCGAACCCGGCCAGGGAGAGGTCCTGGTCAAGATCACCGCGTGCGGAGTCTGCTACACGGACCTGGACGTGCTCCAGGGCCAATGGCCCGACGCCCGCTTCCCGCTCGTCCCCGGTCACGAGATCACCGGCGTGGTGGACGCCACCGGTCCCGGCGTGTCGTGGCCGGAGGCCGGCGCGTCCGTGGGTGCCCAGATCCTCGGCGACTCCGACCGCCGCTGCGACTACTGCGTGCGCGGCGAGCAGATCCTCTGCCCCCAGAAGCGCTTCACGGGCATCGACATGGACGGCGGCTACACCGAATACGCCCTTCTCAAGGCCGACTTCGTCACCCCACTGCCGGAGGGGCTCGACCCGGTCGCGGCGGCTCCGCTGATGTGCGCGGGCCTGACCGCCTTCAACGGCCTGAGGCAGGGCGGGATCACCCCGACCTCGCGCGTCGCCGTCATCGGCGCCGGCGGAGTCGGGGCACTGGCGATCCGCTACGCCGTCGCCATGGGAGCCCGTGTCGCCGTCGTCGGCCGGACGGACCGGCACGAGGCGGCGGTGAGGAAGATGGGCGCCGAACGGTTCATCAGCACGCAGGACGCCGACCCGGCCAAGGCACTCAGGGCCTGGCACGGCGGAGCGAACCTCATCCTCAACACCACCCCGTCCACCTCGGCCGCCGCCGCCACGTTCACCGGTCTGGCGCCCGACGGCAGGCTCGTCCTGTGCGGGTACGGCCCCGAGCCGCTGGTCCTGCCCACCCAGCCGCTGGTCCTCAACCGGCTGCACGCCATGGTCAACCCATCCGGCTCCCCGCACGACGCGCGCGACACCCTCGCGTTCTCAGCGGCCCACGGCATCCTGCCCGAGATCACCACCATCGCCCTGCGCGACGCCAACGCGGTACTCGACGCCATGGCCAAGGGCAGCTCCGGCAAGCGGTCGGTCATCACCTTCGACTGA
- a CDS encoding alpha-mannosidase — protein MTTRALVRDRRWSNDKVRAGMVSLAVAATARAGDTELRAMPEHLVRRGADGAQRSVRILISGDVSGHGDWAFDVTAGGGPIPVEVLPAPGGARLLLPLASERHDIRIEAGNGTDSAVLAFALDPPRDWTIHLVHHSHLDIGYTDPQGTVLGEHVAFLDSCLDLTRATDGWPDDARFRWAVESLWSFEQWASVRPPERVKEFVERVRAGQIELTAMPYNLHTDTCSTDELHELLRLARRVRDEYGVEFRSAMQTDVPGTVAGLPDALSQLGVRYLSVAHNWAGRSVPNANGGSRLPRLFRWRAPSGNEVLVWMTDSPHGLAYMEGPMLGFATSYEMVDDLLPAYLTSLATNPYPFPVELLGWQGPGAQDREPYPWDVLHLRVQGHFGDNAPPRLIMAETVRRWNETWQSPKLRLSTNTDFFDDAEARLGPEIPTFEGDWGDWWVEGVGSGARPQAMVRRAQSVVTDAGTLYGMAALMDPAGPTARLAADVRLGAADAYRSISLFNEHTWGAADPWTHGDGGGQSGEQQWHWKYGYALHGSNYADTFLDHASAALGAVLPTSGSADATYWAVNTTAAPRTSVVRFFLRESRVPLDKRVSVGDGRTGAPLPAVEEPQTNHVHRDAGRWLSVEVPDVPPFAMVRLDVAVVDAADPSGRAAERHTRSAEEEARSQGRVGTGEKEDGAAVPLPTAEDLVLENDHLRVRVDLAKACVASLVEKATGRELVDQDAVVGFNGYVYDTYTTAGGYNHQANKTTVSEELELLGSRTLARPASCSNAATTGSDSGSPSSTRRTASTGRAPR, from the coding sequence CCGCGCGGGCCGGCGACACGGAACTGCGGGCCATGCCCGAGCACCTCGTGCGGCGGGGTGCGGACGGCGCCCAGCGGTCGGTACGGATCCTGATCTCGGGCGATGTCTCGGGGCACGGTGACTGGGCGTTCGACGTGACGGCCGGCGGCGGCCCGATACCCGTGGAGGTGCTCCCCGCGCCGGGCGGGGCACGGCTGCTGCTCCCGCTCGCCTCCGAGCGCCACGACATCCGGATCGAGGCGGGCAACGGCACGGACTCGGCGGTCCTCGCCTTCGCGCTGGACCCGCCGCGCGACTGGACGATCCACCTGGTGCACCATTCGCACCTGGACATCGGCTACACCGATCCGCAGGGCACGGTGCTGGGCGAGCACGTCGCCTTCCTCGACTCGTGCCTCGACCTCACCCGCGCCACCGACGGCTGGCCCGACGACGCGAGGTTCCGATGGGCGGTGGAATCGCTCTGGTCGTTCGAGCAGTGGGCGTCCGTCCGGCCGCCGGAGCGGGTCAAGGAGTTCGTCGAGCGGGTCCGGGCCGGCCAGATCGAGCTGACGGCCATGCCGTACAACCTGCACACCGACACCTGCTCGACCGACGAGCTGCACGAGCTGCTGCGGCTGGCCCGCAGAGTCAGGGACGAGTACGGGGTCGAGTTCCGCTCCGCCATGCAGACCGACGTGCCCGGCACCGTCGCCGGGCTGCCCGACGCGCTCTCCCAGCTGGGCGTGCGGTACCTGTCGGTGGCCCACAACTGGGCGGGGCGCTCGGTGCCGAACGCCAACGGCGGATCGCGGCTGCCGCGGCTGTTCCGGTGGCGCGCGCCCTCGGGCAACGAGGTACTGGTGTGGATGACCGACAGCCCGCACGGCCTGGCGTACATGGAAGGCCCCATGCTCGGCTTCGCCACCTCCTACGAGATGGTGGACGACCTGCTGCCGGCCTACCTGACCTCGCTCGCGACCAACCCGTACCCGTTCCCGGTGGAGCTGCTGGGCTGGCAGGGCCCCGGCGCGCAGGACCGCGAGCCCTACCCGTGGGACGTGCTGCATCTGAGGGTGCAGGGCCACTTCGGGGACAACGCGCCACCGCGGCTGATCATGGCCGAGACCGTGCGCCGGTGGAACGAGACATGGCAGAGCCCCAAGCTGCGGCTGTCCACCAACACCGACTTCTTCGACGACGCCGAGGCGCGGCTGGGCCCGGAGATTCCCACCTTCGAGGGCGACTGGGGCGACTGGTGGGTCGAGGGCGTCGGCTCGGGCGCCCGGCCCCAGGCGATGGTGCGCCGCGCCCAGTCCGTGGTCACCGACGCCGGCACCCTGTACGGCATGGCCGCGCTGATGGATCCTGCGGGGCCCACCGCCCGGCTGGCCGCCGACGTCAGGCTCGGCGCCGCCGACGCCTACCGGTCGATCTCGCTGTTCAACGAGCACACCTGGGGCGCGGCCGACCCGTGGACGCACGGCGACGGTGGCGGCCAGTCGGGCGAGCAGCAGTGGCACTGGAAGTACGGCTACGCCCTGCACGGCAGCAACTACGCCGACACCTTCCTCGACCACGCGTCGGCCGCGCTCGGCGCGGTGCTGCCCACGTCCGGGAGTGCCGACGCGACGTACTGGGCGGTCAACACCACGGCGGCTCCCCGGACGTCCGTCGTGAGGTTCTTCCTCCGGGAGAGCCGGGTGCCGCTGGACAAGCGTGTGTCGGTCGGCGACGGCCGCACCGGCGCTCCCCTGCCGGCGGTGGAGGAGCCGCAGACCAACCACGTCCATCGCGATGCCGGGCGGTGGCTGAGCGTCGAGGTGCCCGACGTGCCGCCGTTCGCAATGGTGCGGCTGGACGTGGCGGTGGTCGACGCGGCGGACCCGTCCGGCCGGGCGGCCGAGCGGCACACGCGCTCCGCCGAGGAGGAGGCCCGTTCCCAGGGGCGGGTCGGTACCGGCGAGAAGGAGGACGGTGCCGCGGTACCGCTGCCCACCGCCGAGGACCTGGTCCTGGAGAACGACCACCTGCGTGTGCGCGTGGATCTGGCGAAGGCATGCGTGGCGAGCCTCGTCGAGAAGGCGACCGGCCGGGAGCTGGTCGACCAGGACGCCGTGGTCGGTTTCAACGGCTACGTCTACGACACCTACACGACCGCCGGCGGCTACAACCACCAGGCCAACAAGACCACGGTCAGCGAGGAGCTCGAACTGCTCGGCTCCCGGACCCTGGCCCGCCCCGCGTCCTGCTCGAACGCCGCGACGACGGGCTCGGACAGCGGCTCACCTTCGAGTACGCGGCGGACGGCGTCCACCGGGCGCGCACCACGGTGA